The genomic interval GCAGAAAAGTACGCTTAATACCATCGTTTTTGCCAGCGACAAAGAACTTGTCAGTAGCAGCGACGATCAATTTATTATGATTTGGAGACTCCCATGAATATTTCAAGTATTGTGATACAAACAAAGCCTTTACATGTAAAAGAAATTATCGCCATTTGTGAGGCGAGTGATTTTTGTGACTACCATTTTTCCGATGAGCAAACAGGCAAGATCGTCGTGACGATTGAGGGTGAAAACCTCGATGAAGAGATGTCAAAAATGAAAAAGATCGAGCAGATTCCTCACGTCATCTGTGCCGATATGATGATGGCATACAGTGAGGATGAACTGGACAAAGAGCGCGAAATGTTAGAGCATTCTCCCAGCGTGCCAGACATCCTCAATGATGAAAGTATTGCACTCAAAGACATCGTCTACAAGGGTGATTTGAAGAAGAAGATCAACTAAACATCTCGTGCATTAGAGGAGTCTTAAGCGCATACGCGGTACAATACCTTTAAAAAATATAAAGGCAATATCCATGGGTTTAGGTGTCGGTATCGTAGGACTCCCCAATGTCGGAAAATCAACCACGTTTAACGCGCTTACCAAAGCGCAAAATGCAGAATCTGCAAACTATCCTTTTTGTACAATAGAGCCCAATAAAGCTGTGGTTCCTGTTCCAGATCCAAGACTCGAAGAGCTTGCAAAGATCGTCAATCCTGAGCGCATTCAGCACTCAACGGTCGATTTTGTTGACATCGCTGGTTTGGTTAAGGGTGCTAGTGCAGGCGAAGGTCTTGGCAATCAGTTTTTGTCCAACATTCGTGAAGTCGAAGTCATTTTACATATGGTGCGCTGTTTTGAAGATGAAAACATCACGCATGTTGAAAACAGCATCAATCCGCTTCGTGACATCGAGATCATCGAGAGTGAGCTTATTTTTGCGGACGTTCAACAACTCGACAAAAAATTAGACCGTCTCAAACGTCAAGCCAAACTCGAAAAAGGCGCACAAGCGATGGCAGAAATTGCCACGGAACTTCGCGCCCATCTTGATGACATCAAGCCTGTCAGCACCTTTGCTAGGCGTGATGATGAAAACTTTCAAGCACTCGATAAAGAGCTACGTTTTCTCTCCAACAAAACCATCATCTACGGTGCCAATGTCGATGAAGCAGGACTTTTAGAAGAGAATAGTTTTGTTAAAGCCGTTAAAGAACATGCAAAAGCTGTCGGTGCGGACGTTGTTGTTCTTTGTGCTAAAGTTGAAGAAGAGATGATTGGTCTTGAAGAGGATGAAGCCGAAGAGTTCTTAAAAGAGCTTGGCATCGAAGAATCAGGTCTTAAACAGATCATCCGTCTTGCCTTTGACAAACTTGGCCTTGCGTCATACTTCACAGCAGGTGTCAAAGAAGTTCGCGCGTGGACGATTGAAAAAGGGTGGAAAGCCCCTAAGGCTGCGGCAGTGATTCACAACGATTTTGAAAAAGGATTTATCCGTGCCGAAGTCATTGGCTACAACGATTTTATCGCATTCAAAGGCGAAGCTGGCTCAAAAGAAGCAGGTAAAATGCGCCTAGAAGGCAAAGAGTACATCGTTCAAGATGGCGATGTGATGCACTTTAGATTTAACGTTTAACCTTCAGCCACGTTTACATGTAAGCTTACATGTAAACGTGGTTTACTTCACTACCTTTTCAATTTTTCTTCATTTGCAAAAGAAGCAGCCTTGTGTTTCGTGAGCTAAAATAAAGCGTCAAGGCAAACAAAAGCACAGCGATGGAAAACATAGTAACGGTGGCTAAGTCCCACTCACCATTGCCATTTTGGGCTTGCGACAGCTTCCCACCCGTGGTTGCTTTGGCTTTCACATCCGCAGGAAATCCCTCCAAAGGCGCGATGCCTTCTTTAACTACGCTGTGTCCAGGACCGCCATCGAGTACGACTTGGTACGGCTCTTTGGGAATCGCGATGATCAGCTCACTCGATTCGGGCAAGCGTTGTTGAAACAACACATTCCCACTGAGGAGTGACTCCAACTTAATGAGCGCTCCAGAAGCGAGCTCTCCTGTACTAAACTCGCCACGAACGGTGATAGTGTCATCATCGTTGTTCATAACGTTCATCAAAAGCGTGTGCGCCTCTAAAAACGATGCCACACACAGTGCCATAATGATTATGCCTAATTTTTTCATATCAATCCTTCAGTTGAAATTTTTGTGTCCAAAATGCTTGAATTTTCTCTTGCTCTTGTGGGAGTTTAAAACCGATCCAAAGCAGCAAAGCGCCTACAACAAATAGCCCAATATCCACACTTAAGATGCTCATCATTTCCTCTTGCCACAAGAGAAGTGGTGAAAAACCACTGGTGTAAAAGTGAATGAGGGGGCTAATGAAAAACAAAATACCGCCCAGTTTTAAAAACTCTTTTGCCGTTTGGTAGGAGTTAAGACGGTAAAACGACCACGTCAATGTTGCGATCCAAAAGAGCGCAAAAGCACTTTTGTGCCAGAAAAAGCGTTCAGGTAGATCAAACGGCAAGCTCCATTGCAGTGCAAATAAAAGTCCCGTCGCAGGAATAACCCCGACCATAACGCTTAAGGAGAGTTTGCCCATCCAGTGGTAGATCGGAACGTTAGACGAAAATTGACGCGCCTGTTTTTCCATGTAAAGCAGCACACCAAAGCCTAATGCGAAGGCAGAAACGAGCATGAGTGAGGCGATAAATAGCCTTGTAAACGTGTCAACCCCAAAGAGAAAATGCAAAAAGAAGATCGCATCGTAAAAAAGCCCCGACCAGTGCTTGTCCATCACTTTGTGCTGGGCAATAAGACTGCCATCAACGCCACTCAGCGTTACGCTTGGCTCATTGGAGATACCGTTTAAAAACGGCATATAGGGATTGTATCCTTCGACTTTGGCTTGCGCACTTGAGTCTTTCCAGTTGCTGAGCGTAATTTTATGGATTTGAACCTCAGGCATAATCGCTTTGGCTTTGAGCAAAATCTCATTCATGGAGAGCATAGGAGCTGTGTCATTTTTCTTCTCAATGCGCGCAAGATTGGGGTAGAGCACAGGGCCTACCAGTTTCCACGTCTCGAAGGTTTCGCCTTTGGATGCCAGATATGCCATCGGTCCTGACGCGTTGTATCCGATGTTCATCAGTGCTCCCGTGAGCGTGATGATGATAAACGGTGGAAAAACCCACATGAAAATTTTGCGGTGCCATTTGGCAAACTTGCTTTGGGCATTTTTGCCACTGTTTTTATAGTTGATTTTCCAAATAAGCATCAGTCCACCGATGATAAGAAACATCGCAGCAACGGCGGTAAATCCAAACACAAGGTAGCCAAAGAGTTTAAAGGGTCTGCCATAGTGCATATAGTTTAAAAAGCGTGCGAGTTGAGACTGTTCATCTTCGTTTTCCACCTCTTGTGCGGTGTTAGAATTGAACACTTTTGTTTTCATAAACATCGTTGAAATGCGAAGAGCCGGGTCGTGCATGGCACCGGGTAGGGTGATGGTAATGCCATTAACTTGCGGGTAATCAGGATCAGCAAGCACAGGATCGATCATCGCGGAGTAGTCCACTTTTTCAACATTAGGCATTGCATAATGGCGCGAAGGCTTCTCCCACACCTGAACAAAAGGAAGCAAAATGGCAAAAATACCAAAAAAAACAGCCACATAAAGCAGCAGCGAAATGTTAATGCCCACCGCAACGTGAATGCGTTGGAGACGTTGTTTAAAAATCTTTTTAGCTCCTTCCATCATACACTCCCTTTAAAAAATAGAACAGCGATGATGATGGCAAAGCCAAGGGTGGGCACAGTGCTTCGAAGCAGCACGCTCAGTTTTGTAGGAGCTAGGACGATCCACAGCGCCGCTACTGCCCAGACAAACGTGTTAAACAACAAAGGAATGATGATGGACTCACCTGGCGTTACAGGCAGAAGAAAAATGAGCAAAGTCATACCCAAATACGCAACGCATAAGCCTCCAATGATGGCACAAATGCCTCTGAAAAGTCCGATGGTTTTACCACTCTTTTCAGGTTGTGAGAGCTCTTTAATAAGGCTCATTCCTTTGGTTTTTAGCATTTTCATCCTTTACATGTAAAGATCTTGCGCCACACAGACGCAAGATCTTTGGTTTTTAAAATGTGTATTTAAAGCTAAGCGTGGCATTGCGTGGTGAGCCATACACCATGCCATCCGAGCCGATACCTTCGTAATACTCTTTATCAAAAATATTATTCACATTGAGTTGGAGTTTCATATGTTTATCCACATCGTATGAAACCATCGCGTTGGTTAGAATATATGCATCTTGGGTGATTTCGGTTGCACCACTTCCCGTGTAGATTTTGCTTCGATAGTTCAGTCCCAGACCAAAACCGAATTTTTGAATGGTGTATTTGGTAAAGAGATTTGCCATCGTGCGAGAGGCTTTCGTTGAAATTTTGTTGCCATCCGCATCCTTAGCTTCAAAATTGGCGATTCCAAAGCCCATATTCCAGTTATCGGTTATTTCGCCGTTAATATCGATTTCAAACCCTTTACTCACGACGCCATCAACGGCTTCGTACGCATAGTCCGTCGTACCTGAAACGAACTGGCTGGTCGCTTCACCGACATTGTCTTGTTCAACTCTAAAGACAGACAATGATGCGTTTAAGCGTTTATCGAAGTATTCGCCTTTGATGCCCGTTTCGTAATTTTTTCCAACGATGGGATCAAGATACTCTCCGCTCACATCTTTATGATCTTGTGGTTTAAAAATATCGGTGTAACTGACGTAAACAGAGTGATTTTCGTTGAGATCGTAAATAAGCCCTGCGTACGGCGTCAGTTCGTTGGTAAACTCTTTATTTCCTGTGCCAGTATCGTTTTTATATTTCCAATCCGAAACCCTGAGTCCCGTAATGAGTTTCAAATCATCCGTTAAAGAGAATTTGCCAGCGACATAGGTTCCCATTTGGGTGGTTTTATGGGGAGTCGTCGCATAATCCATTGATAAATTAGGATTGGCTACATTGATAGCATACAAATTCATAACAGGACTCGCAAGAGAGGATACAGGATAATCCATACCCCAGTTATTGTATTTAAGATCGGAAGTGTTACGCATCACGCCAAAGATGATTTCATGATTGAGATTCGCTAATTCAAACGGTGCAGAGATATAAACATCGATATTTTGCTCGTTGTAAAGCGAATCATTGACATAACGGTAAACATAGCCTTCGCCCGTACCGCTAGCTTGATCAACCGTTCCTCCAAAATAGAGCAGTGATGAATCGCCGTAGAGTTTACGGTACGAATAAGCAAGATTGAAAGAGATGTCGTTGTAAAGGTACTGCTTAAAATCAAGATAAAAAGCTTTTGTTTCGCTGTTCCAAGCCGTATAGTCTTCACTGACCGTAGCAGATCTGGAAAAATGGGTTCGCGTACCATCACTGTAAAACGCAGGCAACCCACCCCAACGAATTCCACTACGATCCAGTTTTTGATACTCAGCAGCAATGGAGAGGTACGTGGTCTCCGTTAAGTCCATATCCACAACGCCATAAACAATGTCGTTTGTTTTTTCATAGCCGTTCATAAACGATTTTTTATCTTCGTGTTTCGCGACAAGACGTCCTCTGATATTTCCCTCTTCATTAAGCGGTGATGAAACATCCATGGAAGAACTGTAAGCATCCCATGAACCAGCAGAAACTTCTACTTCGCCTTTGACCTCTTTAGAATTGGCATGTTTGCGAATAAAATTCAATCCCACAGCAGGGTTACCCGCTCCCGTCATTAATCCATTAGCCCCTTTTACGATTTCAACACGATCGTAAATGGATAGGTCAATATCATTGGCACCTGCATCTGAGATAGCGTAAGTCGGCATCCCATCTATCAGATAATAATCGACATCAAAGCCTCGTGCCGTTGGGTATATTCTTTCATCCATACGATTTAAAGAGACGCCTGTAACGTAACTCAGCATCTCTTGATAAGAGGAAAGACCCATATCTTCGAGTTTTTGATCGGTCAGCACGGTCACCGATTGGGGTGTTTCGCGTGTGGATAAGTTGAGCTTGGTTGCCGTACGCATGCTTTTGGTCGTGTAAGAACCCGTTCCTTCGCTAATCGCAGATTCATCTGCTGCATGAATAGTGATGGCATCGAGTGCGACATTGGCATCGTCTTTTTGTTTAACGATGATGGTATTATCTTTAATAACCGCCTCAAGTCCCGTGCCGTCTAAAAGCAGTTTTAAAGCTTTCTCCAATCCCTCGACATTTTTAATCGGAGTCGCTTTTTTGCCCGTAAGGATGTTCGTATCCATGATGTAGGGCAGTTTGGATTGCTCTGAGAGGGTTTCGATCGCCTCTTTGAGCGACGTTGTCGTGATGGTGTACGTGCCATCTCCTGCATACAAGCTTCCCGCCAGAAGCAATGCAACTGAGTGTGCTACCAAAGAGTGTTTGAGTAAGCGCATAGTTTCTTCCTTTTTCTCTTTACATGATTTTGAGAACGAATCTCTAAAAAAGAAGACGCAAAAGGATGAATTCTCTGACATAAAATTTTGACCCATTTATTTGATGACGATTTTAGTGGCGCTTTTTTCGATCATCACAGGATGAATAAGCGGCAATGCGTCTAAAAAAGCGTCGAGTCGGTGCACATCAAAATTCCCACTGATGGGAAGAGCTGCAACGCGTGTATCGAGATAAACCGTGATATCAAGATGCTTGGCAAATTCGTTAAAGACCTCTTTGAGGCTTGCTTGGTAAAAGGTGTATTTTCCCTGTTGCCACTCTCCAACTTTTTGGGCGTTGATTTTTTGAAGGTCAATATGTTGTGTCACTAGATTGAAACTAAGGCTTTCTCCTTTAGTTACTAAAGCAATAGGTTTATCGTTATGATTGAGTGCGGAAACCTCCACTTTTCCCTCTTTGACATTGATTTGAAGAAGGTTTTCAAAGTTTTGAACCTCAAATTTAGTGCCTAGCACTTTGATGTTCACCCTGTCCGTTTGAATGATAAAAGGTGCCGTCTGGTTGGGAAAAACATCGAAAATGGCTTTGCCACGCGACAATTTCACCAAACGTTTGCTTTTAAAGTAGGTCACGTCGATGCTGGTATTGGCATCTAGGGCAATTTTTGATGTGTCAGGCAAGAGAATGTCGTTGTGAACTTTATTTGTGGCAACATACTGCTCTGAAAACGTGATGCGATCGTAAAAGAGGGTAAAATAAACCACGCACAGCGTACAGGCGGCAACGGCAAGCGGTGCTATGTAGCGCAAAAAGAGGGGTTTTGTATTTCGTACTTCGCGTGTGTGCCTCACTTCACGTTTCAGATCATCCAAAAACGCTTGCGGCAGTGCATGAACCTCTTGCAGCAACTTTTTTTCATCCTGAAAAGCTTCATGATGGCGCGCATCACAGGCAATCCATGCGAGAAAGGTTGAGTCAGTTTGAAGGTTTTCGCCTTCGCTCTGCTTGGAGAGCCATAAGCGTGCTTGATGCTGTATATTTTCTTGGATCGACATCAAAAACCACCCTCTTTACGTTTGATCTTCTCTTTGAGCTCTATGCTGGCACGTGAGAGATGCTTTTCAACCGCTTCGATGGAAATGCCCATCATCTGCGAAACTTCATCTCGGCTGTAGCCTTCAAGCACATGCAAAACAAAGGCTTCTTTGCGCTTTTGAGGCAGTGTTTGAAGCGCTCGCATCAGTGTTTTTTGACGATCTTGTTCAAGCAACACCTCTTCAGGCTCAACGGTTTTAGCGATGTATGCGTTCTCTTCATAGAGTACTTCTTGGAGATTAAAGTTTTTACGGGCTTTATCGATCATAAGATTTTTTGCGATTTTATACAGCAGTGCCCGTTTGTTGAGGATCTCTTGGCTATTTTGCAGAGCAATGGCTTTCATATACGATTCTTGAACAATATCTTGTGCATAATCTTTATTGGGGATTCTGCTCTTAATAAAAAACAATAATTCTTTATAATACTGAATCATTACCCTACCATTTTCTCTTTTATAATTTTGATAACTATAGTCAAAAAGTAGTAAAGCGGTGCTTAAAAGGTGAAATTAGGCAGAAAATTGACGAAAAAAGTGAGATGATTTGAAAAAAAAGGAAGGAATATCTTTTTACATGTAAAGATTAAGAAGTGTAACCAAAGAGCATAAACAGACTCTTTGGTTACAGGGGAGTTTTTTTATTCTCCGCTCAGTGTTTCCCCATCGTACGCCATAATCCCATATTCCAGATTGAGGACGGTTTTAAAACCCATGTGTTTTAAAATGCGTTGACAATACGCACTTCTGCTTCCGCTGTAGCAGTATAAAATGACAGGTGTGTTCTCTTTGCCGTTTAACTGCTCCATAGCATTGTGAAAGCTGGTGGTGGGGATCAGGAAGTCAGTGCCTTTGATACGGTTGCCGATCCACTCCATCCATTCGCGTGTGTCGACAAGGTTGAACTTCACACAGCCTTGTTCTCTAGCTTCTAGGAGCGCTTCGAGTTCACTGCCATCGAGTTGTTCTTTTTTCATCAAGACTTCGCACTCTTCTTTGCTGAGACCGCGAGTATGCGTATGTGCTACTTCTTCGGTGTTTTCTTCTTGGGCAAGTTCGCGCGCGTGCTCAGGCGTGCAGAAGATCGTGCAGTGGCATTTGCCTTTTTGGGGAATTTCTACCGTGAGTGCAGGCGTACAGGGGCATAAACGGTTATCGGCTTTGGCTTGCTCTTCGGGTGTGTTTCCGATGACCATAAAACAGGGACAGTAGCGTTTGCCATAAATCAGTTTATTGCGTGTTAAGCCTTGCTGGATGGACTCTTTGACTTCGGTGAGTGGGGTGTAGGCGAATCCAAATTGCTCGCATACCTTGTCGGTAAATACCTCTGTTTTTTCAAATTCTGCTAGAAACTCGGGTGAGTTCATATCTATTTTAGTTATCAAATGTATTTCCTTCATTTATTTTTATATGCACTATTATAGAGAATTTGCATTGGAAGAAAATTAAAAGAACGCTTTACATGTAAAGCATCAAGAAAAGAAGGCGTTTACTCTTTATATGTAAAAGCGTTTTTGCGATTTTTTTGCTCTTTTTTTGCTTTACCATTTCTCTCGTTGGTTAAAAAAATAAATTAAAAAAAGAGTTTAAGATGCAAACGCTTCAACCGCACGATACGTTAAGACTGGACGAGGTCAAACATCTTCGCGATATCTTCAATGCTCAAAATTCCAAAGAGCTTAAAGTTGCGTTTGATGCACTGAATGCTTCCATCGAAATTTCACAAGAGGATTTGGAAATTCAGTTCAATCGCTATTTTGTAGGTCCCATGGAAACCGTTGCCGATCCTTTTGCCTCCGTCTACCTCGATAATCCCGATGTTTTTATGTCCAAAACTACTTTATATGTAAGAGATTTGTACGAAACGATGGGCTTTACCTATTCGCTTAAAAACGTTATTCCTGAAGATCATTTGGGTGTCGAATTAGATGCCTATTACCAACTACTTTTTCTTGAAATTGCTAAAGAGATCACCTATTTAAGTGACCTTCGTCACTATTTTTTACATGAACACTTAGCCCTTTGGATACCGCGTTTTCTTGAACGTGGCTTAGCGCAAAGTGAACGAGACTCTAAAGCGATGACTTTTATTTTACTGCAGCTCAAATCGTTATTGATAAGAGAAACCACGACAACAAGGAGTTCTTGAATGAGTTATTCCAAAGAAAAAGTTGAGAGCATTCTCAACAACGGCATCAGCCGAAGAAGTTTTCTAAAAGGCTTAGCAGCCAGTGGTGTATTGACATCGCTTCCAGGCGGTATTCTTCAAGCCAATGAAGATCTCAATACTAAAATTCCCTATGTAGGGCAAAAAAATTACCAAACGTTTCGCAATGCGTGTCCACGAAACTGTTACGACACCTGTAGTATCAAAACTTACGTCAAAGATGGCGTGATGCAGTTTATCGAAGGCGCAACGGAGTCTACCTATACCAGAGGTGGCTGTTGTGTTAAAGGCAATTCGTACGTCAAGAGAGTTTACTCAGCGCGTCGTCTTAAATTCCCAATGATGCAAGTGGGCGGCAAAGGTTCAGGCAACTGGAAACGCATCTCTTGGGATTATGCGATGGAAACGATTGCTAAAAAACTCTTAGAGATGAAAAAAGAAGATGGAACCTTGCTTGGTGCTGCACTCACCAAATACTCTGGCAACTTTGGCATCACCCATTACGGTGTAGAGGGGATGTTTAGCTCTATTGGCTATACCACCAGACTTGCGGGAACACCATGTTGGCCAGCGGGTATTGACGCGCAAAACCTCGATATGGGCGATATGTGGTGTAACGATCCTGAAGAGATGAAAGACAGTAAATTTATCATTCTTTGGGGTGTGAATCCTGCGAGCAACTCGGTTCACTCGATGAAATACATCTATGAAGCGAAGAAAAAGGGTGCTAAAGTTGTCGTCATCGACCCAATTTTCACCGAAGCCGCTTCCAAAGCGAGTCAATACATTCAGATTAAAACAGGCACCGATGGTCTCTTAGCGCTTGGAATGGCAAAGATTATCATTGAAGCCAATTTACACGATCAAAAATGGCTTGATGCGAACTCAAAAGGGTACAAAGAGTACAAAGCGTATCTTGATAAAGAGATCAAATTAGACAATGTTTCTAAAATTACAGGCATTCCTCTTGCAATGATTAAAGAGTTGGCTTTATCGTTTGCAAAAGCAAAACCTGCAACTGTTTGGATGGGCTATGGTATGCAACGTCACACCAATGGCGGCTCAATGATTCGTGCGATTGACGCATTGGTAGCAGTTTCAGGAAACATTGGCAAATACGCAGGTGGTGCTCGTTATGGTCACCTGAGCACATGGGGCTTTAACTATGCCGCACTTTCTCAAACCAAACCAGAAGGCAGCGTTGGGTACACCGGTGTTAGCGCTATCAAAGGTGAATTTGCGAAAGAGAGTGGTGCAAAAGCGGCGTATACCGATCGTTCTTTAAACATCAACAAAACAGCGCGTGAACTTTTAAATGCAAAAGAGCCCAAAGTAAGATTGCTGTGGGTGGCCTGTAAAAATGTCTTCTCACAAGATTTTGATCGCAATCAACTTATCCGTATGTTTCAACAACTTGACCTTGTGGTCGTTGCCGATCAGTTCTTTAATGAAACCGCAAAATGGGCCGACATCGTCCTTCCTGTTGCCACACAGTTTGAAGAGTACGATGTGAACGTCTCTTACTGGCATTACTGGTTGAGCCTCAATGAGCAAGCAATCAAACCTCTTTTTGAAGTCAAATCCGACGTTGAGATTGCAGCACTGCTTTCTAAACATATGAATAAACTAGAAAAAGGTTCATGTACCTTCCCTCAAAGTGTGGATACCAAAGTGATGACGATCAAAGAGTTTAACCCTGGCATCTACGAGCAATTTGGCATTAAATCATGGGAAGAGCTTAAAAATGGTCCCGTAAAAGCCAAAGCGGTCATTCCGTATGCCGATGGCAAGTTTAAAACTCCAAGTGGTAAGTTTGAGTTTTATTCTGACAAAGCCTTGGAGCTTTTTGGTAATGCTTTACCTTCCTATGTTGAAGTGCGTAAACCGTACGATAAATTCCGCATGACATCACCTCATAGTAGATGGAGCTTGCACTCACAGTTCCAAAACTTAGAGTGGATGGAAGACATGCACCCTGAGCCGTATGTGTACATCAACCCAGATGATGCGGAAGCCAAAATGGTCAAAGAGGGCGACACGGTAGCGGTCTTTAACAAACAAGGACTCTTACGTGTGAAAGCCAAACTCACCGACAACGTTCAAGCCGGAACCGTTTTGATGTACGAGCAGTGGTATAACAACAACATTTACAACGTCAATGAACTTGTCGATGACACCAGTTCAGACATGGGTGCGTTTAAAACGGGAGCTCCTGGAGTTGCCTTGCATGATACCTTTGTCAACTTTAGAAAACTATAACAGGAGATTGTGATGCAAAAAGCTTTTTTAGTCGATGGCAGTATCTGTCTAGGATGTAATACGTGTGCAATGGCCTGTAAAAATCAGTATCATCAAGATGATGGAATTTTATGGCGCAAAGTAAGGGAAATTGGGGCAGAAGATTATTTGATAGACAACAACAATATCTTGCCAGCCTTAACGTCGTATCAAAAAGCACCAAAAGTGCAGATGCCGATGGAGCGTTTCTATTTTTCATTGGCGTGTAACCATTGTGAAAATCCAGCATGCGTGGCGATTTGTCCTGTGGGTGCGCATACGAAAGACCCTGAAACGGGCATTTGTAAACATGACCAAACGATCTGTATTGGCTGTGGAGGATGCGTTAAAGCGTGTCCGTTTGGTGCTTCAAAGTTCAATACCAAAATGGGACAAGCCGAGAAGTGCAGTATGTGTTGGGAAAGGCAAGCCGATGGCAAAACAACGGCGTGTGTTCAGTCCTGTCCTGTAGGCGCGATCGCGATTATCGATCTTCACGATCCAAAATACAAAGAGTATGCGAATGCTGCGCCGATTGGCATTGATTATGCGATTAATGCGGAGACGAAACCGAGCACACGCTTCATTCATCCATCCATGCCCAAAGAGGTTTACAGACTTCCAAAAGGATAATCTTATGAAAACAACACTGCGATTGATTTTGAGTCTTTGTGGTGTTTTTCTTTCACTCGCTTGGGGGCAAATTGCCCCAAGCACTTGTAGTTTTGGCGATCCTCGTTTTGAAGAGCTTTCCCATCAAAACGTTGTGCTCATCGAGCCCAAAAACTACGTGGTGGGCGAAGAAAACTTCGTTATAATACAGCTCGAAAAGCCAGAACTTCCCTCAGGCTACATGGTGAGTGTTTTTGTCGATACGATCACATCACCCAAGAGTGAGCCTGAAGTGCAAGGATGGTACCCAAAAACGAATATAAAGCCTTTAAAAGAGGGATTTTACGAGCTGTCGGTTCGCGTGAACCTGATGTATAAGGGAAGCTGAGGCGGTATTTTGGTTGCAAGTCTTGCAAATACAAAGATTCGTTTTACCGCAAAGAAACCGAAATGATAAGGAGCATCAAACGTGGATAAACTTTTTTTGGAACGATTGAAGACGCTCACTATTCTCTATGCCGAAGATGAAGAGGGCATCCGTAAAAACATTGCCGCATCGCTTCGCTACTATACCAAAGAGGTCATCGAAGCGGAGAATGGCAAAATTGCTTTAGAGCTCTACAGACGTGAAAAACCTGATATTGTACTGACTGATATTTTAATGCCCGTGATGAACGGCGTGGATCTGGTACGAGAGATTCGTAAAACCGATGAAGAGACACCTTTGGTCATTATCTCGGCGCACACCGATAGGGAGTATCTGCTCAAAGTCGTCGATCTGCATTTAGAGCAGTACATCATCAAACCAGTCAATCTTAACGGTCTTTTAGAAGCGCTTGCACGCTGTTTGAAACGCATTTCCCAAACGCATACGATTGTCTATGAACTTCCCTGTGGCTACTCGTACGATGTCGATCATAAATTGCTGAGCTATGAAGGTGAGACCATTCATCTCAATAAAAAAGAGGCGGGATTTTTGGAGTTACTGCTGCATAATAAACAACGCATTGTCACCTACGATGAGTTGCAAGCCCATGTCTGGCAAGATGATGTAATGACCGATAGCGCGCTTCGTTCACTCGTGCGCAATTTACGCAAGAAATTACCGAAAGATTTTATTACCAATTTATCAGGGGTTGGGTACCGATTTGAGATGTGCTAGACTTTTTCTTTTACTGTTTGTGTATGTAACTTTTGGCAATGCACAGGAGTGGAAAAACCCTTTTTACTACCGCAGTGATGAT from Sulfurospirillum multivorans DSM 12446 carries:
- a CDS encoding FecR family protein — translated: MSIQENIQHQARLWLSKQSEGENLQTDSTFLAWIACDARHHEAFQDEKKLLQEVHALPQAFLDDLKREVRHTREVRNTKPLFLRYIAPLAVAACTLCVVYFTLFYDRITFSEQYVATNKVHNDILLPDTSKIALDANTSIDVTYFKSKRLVKLSRGKAIFDVFPNQTAPFIIQTDRVNIKVLGTKFEVQNFENLLQINVKEGKVEVSALNHNDKPIALVTKGESLSFNLVTQHIDLQKINAQKVGEWQQGKYTFYQASLKEVFNEFAKHLDITVYLDTRVAALPISGNFDVHRLDAFLDALPLIHPVMIEKSATKIVIK
- a CDS encoding RNA polymerase sigma factor — protein: MIQYYKELLFFIKSRIPNKDYAQDIVQESYMKAIALQNSQEILNKRALLYKIAKNLMIDKARKNFNLQEVLYEENAYIAKTVEPEEVLLEQDRQKTLMRALQTLPQKRKEAFVLHVLEGYSRDEVSQMMGISIEAVEKHLSRASIELKEKIKRKEGGF
- a CDS encoding ferredoxin-thioredoxin reductase catalytic domain-containing protein: MITKIDMNSPEFLAEFEKTEVFTDKVCEQFGFAYTPLTEVKESIQQGLTRNKLIYGKRYCPCFMVIGNTPEEQAKADNRLCPCTPALTVEIPQKGKCHCTIFCTPEHARELAQEENTEEVAHTHTRGLSKEECEVLMKKEQLDGSELEALLEAREQGCVKFNLVDTREWMEWIGNRIKGTDFLIPTTSFHNAMEQLNGKENTPVILYCYSGSRSAYCQRILKHMGFKTVLNLEYGIMAYDGETLSGE
- a CDS encoding TorD/DmsD family molecular chaperone, with the protein product MQTLQPHDTLRLDEVKHLRDIFNAQNSKELKVAFDALNASIEISQEDLEIQFNRYFVGPMETVADPFASVYLDNPDVFMSKTTLYVRDLYETMGFTYSLKNVIPEDHLGVELDAYYQLLFLEIAKEITYLSDLRHYFLHEHLALWIPRFLERGLAQSERDSKAMTFILLQLKSLLIRETTTTRSS
- a CDS encoding molybdopterin-dependent oxidoreductase, which encodes MSYSKEKVESILNNGISRRSFLKGLAASGVLTSLPGGILQANEDLNTKIPYVGQKNYQTFRNACPRNCYDTCSIKTYVKDGVMQFIEGATESTYTRGGCCVKGNSYVKRVYSARRLKFPMMQVGGKGSGNWKRISWDYAMETIAKKLLEMKKEDGTLLGAALTKYSGNFGITHYGVEGMFSSIGYTTRLAGTPCWPAGIDAQNLDMGDMWCNDPEEMKDSKFIILWGVNPASNSVHSMKYIYEAKKKGAKVVVIDPIFTEAASKASQYIQIKTGTDGLLALGMAKIIIEANLHDQKWLDANSKGYKEYKAYLDKEIKLDNVSKITGIPLAMIKELALSFAKAKPATVWMGYGMQRHTNGGSMIRAIDALVAVSGNIGKYAGGARYGHLSTWGFNYAALSQTKPEGSVGYTGVSAIKGEFAKESGAKAAYTDRSLNINKTARELLNAKEPKVRLLWVACKNVFSQDFDRNQLIRMFQQLDLVVVADQFFNETAKWADIVLPVATQFEEYDVNVSYWHYWLSLNEQAIKPLFEVKSDVEIAALLSKHMNKLEKGSCTFPQSVDTKVMTIKEFNPGIYEQFGIKSWEELKNGPVKAKAVIPYADGKFKTPSGKFEFYSDKALELFGNALPSYVEVRKPYDKFRMTSPHSRWSLHSQFQNLEWMEDMHPEPYVYINPDDAEAKMVKEGDTVAVFNKQGLLRVKAKLTDNVQAGTVLMYEQWYNNNIYNVNELVDDTSSDMGAFKTGAPGVALHDTFVNFRKL
- a CDS encoding 4Fe-4S dicluster domain-containing protein, whose protein sequence is MQKAFLVDGSICLGCNTCAMACKNQYHQDDGILWRKVREIGAEDYLIDNNNILPALTSYQKAPKVQMPMERFYFSLACNHCENPACVAICPVGAHTKDPETGICKHDQTICIGCGGCVKACPFGASKFNTKMGQAEKCSMCWERQADGKTTACVQSCPVGAIAIIDLHDPKYKEYANAAPIGIDYAINAETKPSTRFIHPSMPKEVYRLPKG